From Vigna unguiculata cultivar IT97K-499-35 chromosome 5, ASM411807v1, whole genome shotgun sequence, the proteins below share one genomic window:
- the LOC114185427 gene encoding cellulose synthase-like protein H1, translating to MANEKSLPLYDKTWVKHTFSRTMDSFILFLLLLLLGYRIFRHDSNTFLFFVTVTCESWFTFTWILVINTKWSPAHTTTYIDSLLLRVPEAELPAVDLFVTTADPVLEPPIITINTVLSLLALDYPTNKLACYVSDDGCSPLNFYALLQASNFAKLWVPFCKKCNIQLRVPFRYFSNNTNPANNEDSPQFIQDWRRLKNEYEDLCSKIMNAANESIPLIGEFAIFSDTQLKNHPTVIKVICENKGLSDELPHLVYVSREKKQEHPHHHKAGAMNVLTRVSGVMTNAPFILNVDCEVYVHNPKIVLHALCILLDSKGEKEVAFAQCIQQYDDGLKDDPFGNQLVAAFLYLGRGLAGIQGIFYVGTNCLHRRQVIYGLSPDHHIRNGKKHDDITDGKLSEKERIFGSSKRFVESATNALEGKTLASNNNIWKNVEAAKEVGSCEFEYGTAWGKQVGWMYGSTSEDALLGLKIHAKGWRSETCSPELIAFMGCSPQDVISVMSQQKRWTSGLLDILLSKNNPIFLTLFGNLQFRQCLGYLWVITWGLRPVPEICYTLLPAYCIINNSTFLPKELGQWILVTMFVIYHITTLVEYLRTGLSMRTWWNSQRMARITTTNAWFFGFLHVLLKLFRISDNVFEITKKEQPSSNEGANENNGRFTFNKSPIFVPGTTILLIQLIALVTKLLGWETPVRNGDGSGIGEVFCCSILVVCYWPFFKGLFGKGKYGIPLSTVCKSVLLTFLFVYFCRAY from the exons ATGGCGAATGAAAAAAGTCTCCCTCTTTATGATAAAACTTGGGTGAAGCACACGTTTTCAAGAACAATGGATTCCTTCATTCTGTTCCTCCTTCTCCTGCTTCTTGGTTATCGTATTTTCCGGCATGACAGCAACACCTTCCTTTTCTTCGTTACCGTCACATGCGAATCATGGTTCACTTTCACTTGGATTCTCGTCATCAACACCAAATGGTCTCCTGCACACACCACAACCTACATAGACAGTCTCTTGCTTCG GGTACCTGAGGCTGAGCTTCCAGCAGTTGACCTATTTGTGACAACTGCAGACCCTGTGCTTGAGCCACCTATCATCACAATCAACACTGTGTTGTCTCTGTTGGCACTTGATTATCCTACCAACAAGTTAGCTTGCTATGTTTCTGATGATGGATGCTCCCCTCTTAACTTCTATGCCCTTCTCCAAGCTTCTAACTTTGCTAAGCTTTGGGTACCCTTTTGTAAGAAGTGCAACATTCAACTCAGAGTGCCCTTCAGATACTTCTCCAACAACACCAACCCTGCAAACAATGAAGATTCACCACAATTTATTCAAGACTGGCGAAGACTCAAG AATGAGTATGAGGACCTCTGCAGTAAAATTATGAATGCAGCAAATGAATCCATTCCACTTATAGGAGAATTTGCTATCTTCTCTGATACACAGCTTAAAAACCATCCAACCGTAATTAAG GTAATATGCGAAAACAAAGGTCTTTCGGACGAGTTGCCACACTTAGTGTACGTATCTAGAGAAAAGAAGCAGGAACATCCACATCATCATAAAGCTGGTGCCATGAATGTGTTG ACAAGAGTTTCTGGAGTGATGACAAATGCTCCTTTTATCCTGAACGTAGACTGTGAAGTGTATGTTCATAATCCAAAGATTGTTCTACACGCTCTCTGCATTTTGCTAGATTCAAAGGGAGAGAAAGAAGTTGCATTTGCACAATGTATACAGCAATACGACGATGGCTTGAAGGATGACCCTTTTGGAAATCAACTTGTGGCAGCGTTTCTG TACCTAGGTCGTGGGTTAGCAGGGATCCAAGGAATATTTTACGTAGGAACAAATTGCTTGCATAGAAGACAAGTAATTTATGGCCTTTCTCCTGATCATCACATTCGAAATGGAAAGAAGCATGATGATATCACTGATG GGAAACTCTCAGAAAAGGAAAGAATATTTGGAAGTTCAAAGAGGTTTGTGGAATCAGCTACTAATGCTTTGGAAGGGAAGACATTGGCttccaataataatatttggaaAAATGTTGAGGCAGCGAAAGAAGTTGGTAGTTGTGAATTTGAGTACGGCACTGCTTGGGGTAAACAg gTGGGTTGGATGTATGGATCAACATCAGAAGATGCACTTCTAGGGCTGAAAATTCACGCAAAAGGTTGGAGATCTGAAACTTGTTCACCAGAGCTTATAGCGTTTATGGGTTGTTCACCTCAAGATGTGATAAGTGTAATGAGTCAACAAAAGAGATGGACCTCAGGGTTGCTTGATATTCTCCTAAGCAAAAacaatccaatttttttaaccCTGTTTGGTAACCTCCAATTCAGACAGTGCTTGGGCTATCTTTGGGTAATCACTTGGGGCTTACGACCTGTTCCTGAAATATGCTACACTCTTCTCCCTGCTTATTGCATCATCAACAACTCTACTTTCTTGCCCAAG GAACTTGGACAATGGATTCTTGTGACTATGTTTGTGATTTACCACATAACTACTCTTGTAGAGTACTTGAGAACAGGGTTGTCAATGCGAACATGGTGGAACAGTCAAAGAATGGCAAGGATAACCACCACGAATGCTTGGTTTTTTGGATTTTTGCACGTCCTGCTTAAGCTATTCAGAATATCAGATAATGTGtttgaaataacaaaaaaagagCAACCATCATCCAACGAGGGTGCTAACGAAAACAACGGTAGATTCACTTTCAACAAGTCTCCAATTTTTGTGCCTGGCACAACTATTTTGCTTATTCAACTCATAGCACTGGTCACCAAGTTGTTGGGATGGGAAACACCTGTTAGAAATGGTGATGGATCTGGCATAGGAGAAGTGTTTTGCTGTTCTATTTTGGTTGTGTGCTACTGGCCATTTTTCAAAGGTTTATTTGGCAAAGGAAAATATGGAATTCCCTTATCCACCGTATGCAAGTCAGTGCTCTTGACTTTCCTTTTCGTGTACTTTTGCAGAGCTTATTAA